One region of Marinitoga hydrogenitolerans DSM 16785 genomic DNA includes:
- the cas1 gene encoding CRISPR-associated endonuclease Cas1, which produces MVIYITEQGAVLSKKQGRLIISKNKNIISEIPLNKIEKVNLMGNISLTTPIINYFLDKKIEVIFMTQTGKYRGKLYTDEYRNVLLRLEQYKRSQDEEFKLKISKSIVIGKLKNSYDFLLSRSKYLPKGGLSKELAAIRKTIEKVEKGKNIDEVRGFEGIGTKYYFQGYKKLIKNKDFKFEKRTLHPPRDPISAMLSFGYYFLYNEVMAAINIVGLDPYFGNLHTIDISKKSLLFDLVEEFRNIIIDNFVLNLVNRNEITIKDFKKKEKEIIHFTDNGLKKFISKYETVLSQKMKYHLDNEINYIRTIFQKQARHYARVVLGDEKEYIPFYRVGI; this is translated from the coding sequence ATGGTAATTTATATAACGGAACAGGGCGCAGTACTTTCGAAAAAACAGGGGCGATTAATAATATCAAAAAACAAAAATATTATATCAGAAATACCATTAAATAAAATAGAAAAAGTAAATTTAATGGGAAATATTTCTTTGACAACACCTATAATAAACTATTTTTTAGATAAAAAAATAGAAGTAATTTTTATGACACAAACTGGAAAATATCGAGGAAAATTATATACAGATGAATATAGAAATGTGTTGTTAAGATTAGAACAATACAAACGTTCTCAAGATGAAGAATTTAAATTAAAAATATCAAAATCTATTGTAATTGGCAAATTAAAAAATTCATATGATTTTTTATTAAGCAGAAGCAAATACCTTCCAAAAGGTGGATTGAGTAAAGAATTAGCTGCAATAAGGAAAACAATTGAGAAAGTAGAAAAAGGAAAAAACATTGATGAAGTGAGAGGTTTTGAAGGAATTGGAACAAAATATTATTTTCAAGGATATAAAAAGTTAATAAAAAATAAAGATTTTAAATTTGAAAAAAGGACACTTCATCCTCCTCGAGACCCGATTAGCGCAATGTTATCATTTGGTTATTATTTTCTATATAACGAAGTAATGGCAGCGATAAATATAGTGGGATTGGACCCATATTTTGGAAATCTTCATACAATAGATATTTCAAAAAAATCATTATTATTTGATTTAGTTGAAGAATTTAGAAATATAATAATAGATAATTTCGTTTTAAATTTAGTAAATAGAAATGAAATAACAATAAAAGATTTCAAGAAAAAGGAAAAAGAAATAATTCATTTTACAGATAATGGATTAAAAAAATTTATCTCAAAATATGAAACTGTGCTTTCACAAAAAATGAAATATCATTTAGATAATGAAATAAATTATATAAGAACAATATTTCAAAAGCAAGCAAGACATTATGCGAGAGTTGTCCTTGGAGATGAAAAAGAATATATACCTTTTTACAGGGTGGGGATATAA
- a CDS encoding CRISPR-associated primase-polymerase type A1, with the protein MNYKKLALEAEENFEFEKALEYFEKAEDELSVKDSSLVKYGELLFEFQNYKKAKEIFEKIVNTKPEKEYLLKLAQIYEEINEIQKALEIYKNLGIKEKIQELQDKTNLFSPSSNLIRKFMELFSGREDVFSIQFENGYRPIRRPLNYKDVKEHLKGEKTIGIYQLKKDNSIKFAAYDIDIKKSYLHGDNRYIYEENSKKVAKKLITELEQENIYSYIEYTGNRGYHIWIFFDIPVLSYKVKIIMEKILDKIELEEGIDIEIFPKQTELNGGLGNLIKIPLGIHRKAGKKCLFVDENFEIISNQTKFLFSIKENTKEQIERLFKDFTDENYEVYEETLTYKRQNNKIKKSNKIKKEIRKQIIKQTSSEFDTIINGCSILKQIINKIEKEAYISEEEENILIKSTINLKNGKREILNILKKTINFNLKRFEMIEKQSKGVPITCEEIRKIILNKNLSIDLKNCTCKFPGNYNTPYAIITDVEEIFIYKIDINDIAKKIVEKNSEKFEIEKEIRNLKNMIAKKMGEKKELRVEIGTIKRNGDDIEIIL; encoded by the coding sequence ATGAATTATAAAAAATTAGCGTTAGAAGCAGAAGAAAATTTTGAATTTGAAAAAGCTTTGGAATATTTTGAAAAAGCAGAAGATGAACTATCTGTAAAAGATAGTTCGTTAGTAAAATATGGAGAATTACTTTTTGAATTTCAAAATTATAAAAAAGCAAAAGAAATATTTGAGAAAATAGTTAATACAAAACCAGAAAAAGAATATTTATTAAAATTAGCACAAATATATGAAGAAATAAATGAAATACAAAAAGCGTTAGAAATATATAAAAATTTAGGTATAAAAGAAAAAATACAAGAACTTCAAGATAAAACGAATTTGTTTTCCCCATCTTCAAATTTAATAAGAAAATTTATGGAATTATTTTCGGGAAGAGAAGATGTATTTTCAATTCAATTTGAAAATGGATACAGGCCAATAAGGCGACCATTAAATTATAAAGATGTAAAAGAACATTTAAAAGGTGAAAAAACAATTGGAATATATCAATTAAAGAAAGATAATTCAATAAAATTTGCAGCATACGATATAGATATTAAAAAATCTTATCTACATGGTGATAACAGATACATTTATGAAGAAAATAGTAAAAAAGTAGCAAAAAAACTTATTACCGAACTTGAACAGGAAAATATCTACAGTTATATAGAATATACAGGAAATAGAGGATATCACATTTGGATATTCTTTGATATACCAGTACTTAGTTATAAAGTAAAAATAATAATGGAAAAAATATTAGATAAAATAGAATTAGAAGAAGGAATAGATATAGAAATATTTCCAAAGCAAACAGAGTTAAATGGAGGACTGGGAAATTTAATAAAAATTCCTCTTGGAATTCATAGAAAAGCAGGAAAAAAATGCTTATTTGTAGATGAGAATTTTGAAATTATATCAAATCAAACAAAATTTTTGTTTTCAATAAAAGAGAATACTAAAGAGCAAATTGAAAGATTATTCAAAGATTTTACCGACGAAAATTATGAAGTATATGAAGAAACACTTACATATAAACGTCAAAATAATAAAATAAAAAAATCAAATAAAATAAAAAAAGAAATTAGAAAACAAATAATAAAACAAACATCAAGCGAATTTGATACAATCATTAATGGTTGTAGTATTTTAAAACAAATAATAAATAAAATAGAAAAAGAAGCATATATATCAGAAGAGGAAGAGAATATACTAATTAAATCAACTATAAATTTAAAAAATGGAAAAAGGGAAATTTTAAATATTCTTAAAAAAACTATAAATTTTAATCTAAAAAGATTTGAAATGATTGAAAAACAAAGCAAAGGAGTTCCAATAACCTGTGAAGAAATAAGAAAAATAATATTAAACAAAAATTTATCGATAGATTTAAAAAATTGCACGTGCAAATTCCCAGGTAATTACAACACACCTTATGCAATAATAACAGATGTAGAAGAAATATTTATTTATAAAATAGATATAAACGATATTGCAAAAAAAATAGTGGAAAAAAATTCTGAAAAATTTGAAATAGAAAAAGAAATAAGAAATCTTAAAAATATGATAGCAAAAAAAATGGGTGAAAAAAAAGAATTGCGAGTTGAAATAGGAACAATAAAACGAAATGGTGATGATATTGAAATTATATTATAG
- the cas6 gene encoding CRISPR-associated endoribonuclease Cas6, with product MFYSVVVELKPLETSIIPEYPGKKIHGLFYSLINASNKKLSKLLHETKIKKAFTVSTFLGKRVDKPIIIEKNKKYYIRITILDESLFNFFALALYQKKMKKEKVKIGEIEFEILRILYDKKHSKWADIFIEDEIFNRQVEESKVKLRFYTPTLFKVGDKHLRYPDPEKIFSGLLEKFNLYGTHKINSEIKNKFNKISITYKKIYQKKVYIRNFYLEGFIGETEFKVPEEEKELMKIVNILSEFAFYAGIGYKTTMGMGQAKRIDNN from the coding sequence ATGTTTTATAGTGTAGTTGTTGAATTGAAGCCTCTAGAAACATCAATTATTCCAGAGTATCCAGGAAAAAAAATTCATGGTTTGTTTTATTCGTTGATAAATGCTTCCAATAAAAAATTATCAAAACTATTGCATGAAACAAAAATAAAAAAGGCTTTTACAGTATCAACTTTTTTAGGAAAAAGAGTTGATAAACCTATAATAATAGAAAAAAATAAAAAATATTATATTCGTATAACTATACTAGATGAAAGTTTATTTAACTTTTTTGCTCTTGCTTTATATCAGAAAAAGATGAAAAAAGAAAAAGTGAAAATAGGTGAAATAGAGTTTGAGATTTTGAGAATATTATATGATAAGAAACATAGTAAATGGGCAGATATTTTTATAGAAGATGAAATTTTTAATAGACAAGTTGAGGAATCAAAGGTAAAACTAAGATTTTATACTCCAACATTATTTAAAGTTGGAGACAAACATCTTAGATATCCAGATCCAGAAAAAATATTTTCCGGTTTATTAGAAAAATTCAATTTATACGGTACTCATAAAATAAATTCAGAAATAAAAAATAAATTTAATAAAATAAGTATAACATATAAAAAAATATATCAAAAAAAGGTTTACATAAGAAACTTTTATCTTGAGGGTTTTATTGGTGAAACTGAATTTAAAGTTCCTGAAGAAGAAAAAGAATTGATGAAAATAGTAAATATATTATCAGAATTTGCATTTTATGCTGGAATTGGATATAAAACAACAATGGGAATGGGACAAGCAAAAAGAATAGATAATAATTAA
- a CDS encoding RAMP superfamily CRISPR-associated protein, whose amino-acid sequence MNIMKYTSNHEKLNISEKLDENKIFINGNNFNFIASNVKSEKYEFLRDELKNFLLKKKEILNDKVEIIMLEYELTKPLISSELVYIDLRYWKNGIIDDNRFPRDKYTGLFYYPASSLKGMLRDAAEYDEFYKRIENKYVESKNEYKEIYNYLFGEIKNDDDGNAGNLRVYPIFFKRTKIEHFTPLDENRTPKLPLSVEAIPEKEKFYIFLEILLKDKKYEYNDIIKELIDFLFTEIGIGSKNRLGYGRAKKIGEVSDAYKGKYENINFKLGMEDKKYGLKEIKVEFISLDNIHISSGEYKMEYIDDFVIKDKHGIPFIPSTSFKGALRNAFVNLDFKNIKEIFGNEHDNDNIKKGTVYFNDLKIKYFPVSITEYEVFYYLNNKKRDEYRVEFNSSIKITSKVIYIKKSNKKIDFNENIKINGVTIKTKKIDKDKYLVSPQDYYYLINNNMVIKHSNKIDKDSGTASGKDGNIFIYELIPRGTIFETSIIIDNGKLNIEEAEIEELFKKAFLYLSTAGIGGKKSRGSGRIVPLRFYYNSKGE is encoded by the coding sequence ATGAATATTATGAAATACACATCCAATCATGAAAAATTAAATATAAGTGAAAAATTAGATGAAAATAAAATTTTTATAAACGGTAATAATTTTAATTTTATAGCATCTAATGTAAAATCAGAAAAATATGAATTTTTAAGAGATGAATTAAAAAATTTTTTATTAAAGAAGAAGGAAATATTAAATGATAAAGTGGAAATAATAATGTTAGAGTATGAATTAACCAAGCCACTTATTTCTTCAGAACTAGTATATATCGATTTAAGATACTGGAAAAACGGAATAATAGATGATAATCGATTCCCAAGAGATAAATATACAGGACTATTTTATTATCCAGCATCTTCATTAAAAGGTATGCTACGAGATGCTGCAGAATATGATGAATTTTATAAAAGAATAGAAAATAAATATGTTGAAAGTAAAAATGAATATAAAGAGATTTATAATTACCTATTTGGTGAAATAAAAAATGATGATGATGGAAATGCTGGAAATTTAAGAGTTTATCCTATTTTTTTTAAACGAACAAAAATTGAACATTTTACTCCACTAGATGAGAATAGAACACCTAAATTACCACTTTCCGTAGAAGCAATACCAGAAAAAGAAAAATTTTATATATTTTTAGAAATATTGCTAAAAGATAAAAAATATGAATATAATGATATTATAAAAGAACTTATAGATTTTTTATTTACTGAAATAGGTATTGGATCTAAAAATAGGTTAGGATATGGTAGGGCAAAAAAAATAGGTGAAGTTAGTGATGCTTATAAAGGGAAATATGAAAATATAAATTTTAAATTAGGAATGGAAGATAAAAAATATGGATTAAAAGAAATAAAAGTAGAATTCATATCTCTTGACAATATACATATCTCCTCAGGAGAATATAAAATGGAGTATATAGATGATTTTGTTATAAAAGATAAACACGGAATTCCATTTATTCCCTCAACTTCGTTTAAAGGTGCATTAAGAAACGCTTTTGTAAATTTAGATTTTAAAAATATAAAAGAAATTTTTGGTAATGAGCACGATAATGATAACATTAAAAAGGGAACAGTTTATTTTAATGATTTAAAAATAAAATATTTTCCAGTCTCAATAACTGAATATGAAGTTTTTTATTATTTAAATAATAAAAAAAGAGATGAATATAGAGTGGAATTCAATTCTTCTATTAAAATAACTTCTAAAGTTATATACATAAAAAAATCGAATAAAAAAATAGATTTTAATGAAAATATAAAAATAAATGGAGTTACTATAAAAACTAAAAAAATAGATAAAGATAAATATTTAGTCTCTCCACAAGATTATTATTATCTTATAAATAATAATATGGTAATAAAACATTCTAACAAAATAGATAAGGATTCAGGAACAGCATCGGGGAAAGATGGAAATATATTTATCTATGAATTAATTCCAAGAGGAACAATATTTGAAACTAGCATAATTATAGATAATGGCAAATTAAATATCGAAGAGGCCGAAATAGAAGAACTATTCAAAAAAGCATTTTTATATTTATCAACAGCAGGAATAGGCGGAAAAAAATCGAGAGGTTCTGGTAGAATAGTTCCATTGAGATTTTATTATAATAGCAAAGGAGAATAA
- the cmr1 gene encoding type III-B CRISPR module RAMP protein Cmr1: MILRKYKTVKYKVTTLTPLRTGNDAKNMDKIRESGILGSMRWNARKLSKIFNGFMDKDKEDSIFGSTTKAKDFILNIEYDKSMVKEINLKKAEIRNNKLNKNGKPISAWFFREEYMGIFYLNFKIFSNDIEPFFDELFYFISNYSALGAMISFGSGVVDIKKIEIYEGKEIEKDISSKKAYIFNKNNNYIYNGYYYREIKMNNLNRIKNKISNTGNEYILGFLRDNEIKFSKIPLIVRHILRYKTGIPKGRGNDLFGIVKGSNKKGSKLNISLDYNNKFRIFGYIGNDYYKDINKINIKLNEIFG; this comes from the coding sequence ATGATTTTAAGAAAATATAAAACTGTAAAATATAAAGTAACTACATTAACGCCATTAAGAACAGGAAATGATGCAAAAAATATGGATAAAATTAGAGAATCTGGAATATTGGGGTCAATGAGGTGGAATGCAAGAAAATTATCGAAAATATTTAATGGTTTTATGGATAAAGATAAAGAAGATAGCATATTTGGCTCTACAACTAAAGCAAAAGATTTTATATTAAATATAGAATATGATAAAAGTATGGTAAAAGAAATAAATTTAAAAAAAGCCGAAATTAGGAATAATAAGCTTAATAAAAATGGAAAACCAATTTCAGCATGGTTTTTCAGGGAAGAATATATGGGAATATTTTATTTGAATTTTAAAATATTTTCAAATGATATAGAACCATTTTTTGATGAATTATTTTACTTTATTTCCAATTACTCAGCATTAGGAGCAATGATTTCTTTTGGTAGTGGTGTAGTAGATATTAAAAAAATAGAGATATATGAAGGAAAAGAAATAGAAAAGGATATAAGTTCTAAAAAGGCATATATTTTTAACAAAAACAACAATTATATATATAATGGTTATTATTATCGGGAAATAAAAATGAATAATTTAAATAGAATAAAAAATAAAATATCAAATACTGGAAATGAATATATACTAGGATTTCTTAGGGATAATGAAATTAAATTTTCAAAAATTCCACTTATTGTAAGGCATATATTAAGATATAAAACAGGTATTCCTAAAGGACGTGGAAATGATTTATTTGGAATTGTAAAAGGAAGTAATAAAAAAGGATCTAAATTAAATATTTCTCTTGATTATAATAATAAGTTTAGAATTTTTGGGTACATCGGTAATGATTACTATAAAGACATTAATAAAATTAATATAAAATTAAATGAGATTTTTGGTTAG
- the cmr4 gene encoding type III-B CRISPR module RAMP protein Cmr4, whose product MNNIRLNYKILIKTESPLHINDGGVHIDIIDSTVIKDSVGYPMIPGTTLKGSIRDFFHQKFDLPNKKYFELKLFGNFKKLEKQNKELNAKKGDFLYDFLKMGSLKFNDAKLLFFPINVYGDIVYITSPQILKNININFIFSEQNENFNIEWILKNKNFDLMYIDKYKIEGEIKDNTKKYLETLKKYFEGSNIIDINYSNILVVSDYLMKYLVDKNYYYRTGIVVDYETGVAKENLLYNLQLVPEDTIFITNINYIWDYGELLQSYKNLMKDKMEKIQMSVVLENLFEGYSKYILLTGIGMGTTRGFGRIKFEYKGGVENGNN is encoded by the coding sequence ATGAATAATATAAGATTAAATTATAAAATATTAATAAAAACAGAATCACCTTTACACATAAATGATGGAGGAGTTCATATTGATATTATTGATAGTACAGTAATAAAAGATAGTGTTGGATATCCTATGATACCGGGTACAACATTGAAAGGTAGTATTAGAGATTTTTTTCATCAAAAATTTGATTTACCCAATAAAAAATATTTTGAATTAAAATTATTTGGTAATTTTAAAAAATTAGAAAAGCAAAATAAAGAATTAAATGCAAAAAAGGGGGATTTTTTATACGATTTTCTAAAAATGGGAAGTTTGAAATTCAATGATGCTAAATTATTATTTTTCCCTATAAATGTATATGGAGATATAGTATATATAACTTCACCACAAATATTAAAAAATATAAATATAAATTTTATTTTTTCAGAACAAAACGAAAATTTCAATATAGAGTGGATATTAAAAAATAAAAATTTTGATTTAATGTATATTGATAAATATAAAATTGAAGGAGAAATAAAAGATAACACAAAAAAATATTTAGAAACACTTAAAAAATATTTTGAAGGATCGAATATTATAGATATTAATTATAGCAATATTCTTGTTGTATCTGATTATTTAATGAAGTATTTAGTAGATAAAAATTATTATTATAGAACAGGTATTGTTGTTGATTATGAAACAGGTGTCGCAAAAGAAAATTTATTGTACAACTTACAACTTGTGCCAGAAGATACCATTTTTATAACAAATATAAATTATATATGGGACTATGGGGAATTACTGCAGTCATACAAAAATCTTATGAAAGACAAAATGGAAAAGATCCAAATGAGTGTTGTTCTGGAAAATTTATTTGAAGGTTATTCCAAATATATATTGTTAACAGGAATAGGGATGGGAACAACAAGAGGATTTGGAAGAATAAAATTTGAATATAAAGGTGGTGTTGAAAATGGAAATAATTGA